The nucleotide window GGTGAACACCCTGCTGCGGCAGGCCGGCCTCATCGATGCGCCGCTGCCACTGCTCTACAACACCTTCGGCGTGGTGGTGGGCGTCACCCACGTCTATCTCGCCTTCCTGGTGCTGCCGGTGTTCTCCTCGCTGCTCGCCATCGATCCCTCGGTGGAACAGGCGGCGTCGAGCCTTGGCGCCTCGCGCTTCACCGTGTTCCGCAAGGTGACGGTGCCGCTCTCTTTGCCGGGGGTGATCGCGGGGTCCACCCTCGTGTTCGTGCTCACCATGGGGGTGTATCTCACGCCGGTCATCATGGGCGGCAGCTTCGTCACCACGCTGCCCATGGTGATGACGGACCTGGTACGCACCCAGTTCGACTGGAGCCGCGCGGCGGCCTTCGCCATCGTGCTCCTGGCCTTCATCGCCGTGGTGATGGTGGCGTCCAGCCGCGCCGAGCGGCGCATCGAGCGCATGCGCGGGGAGCTGTCGTGATGAGCGAGAACCGGATCGGCCTCCTCGTGGGTACCATCGCCGTGACGGTGATGGTGTTCCTCATCCTGCCCCAGCTCATCCTGCTGGTGCAGTCGTTCACGGCGGAGGATTATCTGTCCTTCCCGCCGAAGCATTTCGGGCTGCGCTGGTACGCCTTCATCTTCGGCGATGAGACCTGGCAGCGGGCGCTGTTCACCAGCCTCCTCATCGCCGTGCTGGTGACGCCGCTCGCCGTCATCCTCGGCACGGCGGCGGCCATCGGGCTCGACCGGGGTCCCATGCGCCTGCGCAAGGCCATGCGCACTGCTTTGGTGTCGCCCATGGTGCTGCCCCACGTGGTGCTGGGCATGGCCATCTACCGGGTGTTCCTGCCGCTGCGCTTCGACGACACGCTCGCGGGCTTCCTGGTGGCGCATCTGGTCTTGTGCGTGCCCTATGTGATCGTCACGGTGGGGGCGAGTCTCCAGGCCATGGACCGCTCGCTGGAACAGGCCGCCATGAGCCTCGGCGCCTCGCTTCCAGTGGCCTTGTGGCGGGTGGTGCTGCCGCTGGTTCGGCCGGGGGTGATCGCGGGGGCGGTGTTCGCCTTCATCACCTCGTTCGACGAATTCATCGTCACCTACTTCCTGGCGAGCCGGCAGACCACCGCGCCCATCCAGATCTTCTCCAGCCTGTCCTATCAGCTGGAGCCGTCCATTGCGGCGGTTTCGGGCCTCACCCTGGTGGTGACGGCGGCCCTGTGCGGCCTGCTCATCCTGCGTGGGAGCATGGCGGGCACGGCGCAGGTGGCGTGAGGGGGGGCAGGACGGCGGGCGCCACCACCGTCATGCCCGGCCTTGTGCCGGGCATCCACGCGGTTCGGCCGGGAACCCCTTTCGGAAGCCAGCACCAACGGCACGGCGTGGATGTCCGGGACGAGCCCGGGCATGACGGCGGTGCAAGCCCAAACAAAAAGCGCGGGACGGATGGCCTCCGTCCCGCGCTTTTCTTTTCACCCGATCCCCGCGATCAGGCGAATTCCTGCGCCACCTCAGTGAGGAAGCCGGAGACATAGGGCGCGAACGAGCGCCAGCATTCCACCCGGAAGCCGGTTCCCAGCCGCACCACCACCACGTCGGCCTTGCCCAGCAGGGTGCGGGTGGCTGAGCCTTCAGGGAAGGCGGCGTCGGACAGGTCCAGCGCGATGCCGGCGTTCAGCACGTCCGCCGCATGGGGGCCGGTGACGGCGATGCCCACGTTGCGGTGGCCCACGGCCACCAGCGAGAAGAAGCGGCCCGCAAGAGCCGCCTCCAGTGCCGCCTGGGCGGCAGCGCCTTCGCCTTCGGGCAGCACCAGCAGCCATTCGTCGGGGCCGAGCCGGGCGGCGAAGTGCTCCGGCGTGCCGTGGGCGGTGTTGAGGGCGCCCGACAGGTCGAAGCCGCCAGCAGTGCCCGAAAAACCTCTCAGCCGCAGCACGAAGCGGTCGGCCGGGGGCAGGGGGGAGACGATGCCGCCGGTGCCTGCAGGCAGGGCGGGGGTGCGGCGGGCGATAGTCGGGGTATCAAGCATGGAGCGCTCCTTCCGTCTGGACGCCATTCACGCGCTTGCCTTCGGGATCGACGAACACCGGCTCGGTCACGGTCACGGCCGTGAAGCCGGTGGGGGTGGTGACGTGCAGGGTCTGCCCCATGCGCGCCCGCCCGCCGGCAACCAGCGCCAGCGCGATGGGCTGGTCGAGGCTCGGGCTGAGATAGGACGAGGTGACGTGCCCCAGCATGGTCATGGGCACCTTTTGGGCCGGATCGGCGACGATCTGCGCCCCCTCGTCCAGCACCGTGCGCCCGTCGACGCTGGCAAGGCCCACCAGTTGCTTGCGGTCGGCCAGCGCCATGTCCGGGCGCGCCAGCGAGCGCTTGCCCACGAAATCGCGCTTTAGCTTGGAGACCATGCCGGAGAGGCCGAGATCGTCAGGCGTCACGGTGCCGTCGGTTTCCTGGCCGACGATGATGAAGCCGCGTTCCGCGCGCAGAACATGCATGGCCTCGGTGCCGTAGGGGGTGATGCCGAAGCGCTGGCCGTAGTCGAACAGCGCCTCCCACACCGCGCGGGCGTGGTCCGCCGGCACGTTGATCTCAAAGCCCAGCTCGCCGGTGAAGGAGACGCGCATGAGCCTTGTCGGCACGCCGCAGATCTCCCCGACGCGCACCGCCATGTGCGGGAAGGCCGCGCCCGCGAGGTCGATGCCGGTGACGAAGGGCGCCAGCACGTCACGGGCGCGGGGGCCCTGAAGGGCGATCACCGCCCATTCCTCGGTGGTGGAGGTGGCGAAGACGTTGAGGTCCGGCCACTCGGTCTGGAGATAATCCTCCATGTGGGCGAGCACGCGCGGCGCGCCGCCGGTGGTGGTGGTCACATGGAACAGGTCGGGGGCAAGGCGCGCGACCACGCCATCGTCGAAGATGAAGCCGTCTTCCTTCAGCATCAGACCGTAGCGGCACTTGCCCGGTTCCAGCTTCAGCCAGGCATTGGGATAGATGCGGTTGAGGAATTCCGCCGCATCCGGCCCCTTCACCTCGATCTTGCCGAGCGTCGAGGCATCGAAGATGCCGACGCTTTCGCGCACCGCCTTGCATTCGCGCTTGACCGCCGCATGCATGTCTTCCCCCGCCTTGGGGAAATACCAGGCGCGGCGCCATAGCGAGACGTTCTCGAACCTGGCGCCATGCTCCACCGCCCACTCATGCAGCGGGGCGGTGCGGATGGGGTCGAACAAGGCCCCGCGCGCCGAGCCGATGATGGCGCCGAAGGTCACCGGCGTATAGGGCGGGCGGAAGGTGGTGGTGCCCACCTGCGGGATGGGCTTTTCCAGGATCTCCGACAGCAGGCCCAGCGCCGCCATGTTGGAGGTCTTGCCCTGGTCGCTGGCCATGCCGTTGGTGGTGTAGCGCTTCACATGCTCCACGCTCTCGAAGCCCTCGCGCACGGCAAGGCGGATGTCCTTGGCCGTCACGTCGTTCTGGAAGTCGAGGAAGGCGCGTACCTTCTTGGGATCATCGTCCGTGGGCAGCACCCGCGCCGGGGCAAAGCCCGTGGGGGTCGCCGGGGCGGCGGCGAACAGCCGGGAACCGCCCGCGCCCGCCGCGCCGCTGCCCGCCGCCCAGCCTTCGGCGAGGATTGAGCCGAGGTCGTAGGTGCCCTCGCAGGCGCCGGCGGAGCGCTCTTTCTGCACCGAGATGCCGGGCACGAAGGCGTCGATCTCCGCGCGGAAGGCAAGCTTGCCGCGCGATTGGGAGAACAGGTGCACGGACGGCGTCCAGCCCCCCGAGACGCCGGCGCAGTCGCACGGCAGGGTGCGCCGCGCGCCGACGCCCTTGCCAGCGGTAAAGGGCGCGACGATGAGGCCGGTGAGCCCCTTGCCGCCGGTGGAGCCCACCACCGTGTGGCCGGCGAGGATCTCGATGCCCGAGACCCGCTCCTTCTCCGGGCCGATGGCGCTCAGGGGCCGGGTGTCCACGATGGTGACATCGAGCCCGGCGGCCTTGGCGTCCGCCGCTGCTTCATAGGCGGAAGCGCCGTTGGTGGCGAACACGATGCGCCGGCCCGGCGCCACCCCGTAGCGGTTGATGTAGGTGCGCACGCTTTCCGCCAGCATGATGCCGGGGCGGTCATTGTCGGCGAAGGAGAGCGGGCGCTCGTGGGCGCCGGTGGCGATCACCACTTCCTGCGGGCGCACCTGCCACAGCCGCTCGCGCGGCAGCTTGGGATCGGGCTTTTCCAGATGGTCGGTGACGCGCTCGGTCAGCACCACGTGGTTGTGGTTGTAATAGCCGAAGGCGGTAGTGCGCGGCAGAAGGGTGACGTTGGTGCGCCCAGCCAGCGTCGAAAGCGCCTGCGCCACCCATTGCGCGGCGGAGACGCCGTCGATGGTGGCGGTGCGTTCCGCGAGGAGGCTGCCGCCCATCTCCGCCTGTTCGTCGGCCAGGATCACGCGCTTGCCGGTCTCGGAGGCGGCCAGCGCTGCGGCGAGGCCGGCCGGCCCCGCGCCCACCACCAGCACGTCGCAATGGGCATTCCGGTGCACGTAGCGGTCGGCGTCCGCCACGTCCGGCGCTACGCCGAGGCCGGCGGCGGCGCGGATCTTGGGCTCGTAGAGCTTGTCCCAGAACGAGCGCGGCCACATGAAGGTCTTGTAGTAGAAGCCCGCCACCAATACTGGCGACAGGCGGTCGTTGACTGCGCCGATGTCATGCTCCAGCGAGGGCCAGTGGTTCTGCGAGGACAGCTTCAGCCCGCCCACCGCCTCGATCACCGTGGCGCGGTTGTTGGGGTCGGCGCGGCCGGGGCCGCGGTCTACCTTCAGCAGCGCGTTGGGCTCGTCGGCGCCGTGGGTGAGGATGCCGCGCGGGCGGTGATACTTGAACGAGCGGCCCACCAGGCGGATGCCGTTGGCGAGCAGGGCGGAGGCCACCGTGTCGCCGGCAAAGCCCTCAACGGTCTTGCCGTTGAAGGTGAAGGCCAGCGGCCGAGCGCGGTCGATGCGGCCGCCGGTGGGGAGGCGATTGGATTGGGCCATCTCACTTGCCTCCTTCAGTTGGGAGCGCAGGGCGCGGCTGGCCCATCTCGTAGCTGGCGAGGAAGCTGTCGCTCACGGTGTTGCGCAGGGCGTTGAACCAGCGGCCGCAGCCGTGGGAATGCAGCCAGCGCTCGGCATGCACGCCCTTGTTGCTGGTGCGCACGAAGAGATAGTCCGCCCACCGGGCGTCATCGAGGGCGCTGGGGTCGGCCGGGCGGGCGATATGGGCCTCGCCGCCGCAGTGGAATTCCACCTCGGGGCGCGGTCCGCAATAGGGGCAGGGAACGAGGAGCATGGTGCGAATCCTCAGTGGGCAACGGCCGCCGCCGCTGCCTCGTCGATGAGGCGGCCGGTGCGGAAGCGGTCGAGGGTGAAGGGGGCGTTGATGGGGTGGGGCTCGTCGCGGGCGATGGTGTGGGCGAACACATGGGCCGAGCCCGGCGTCGCCTTGAAGCCGCCGGTGCCCCAGCCGCAATTCACATAGAGCCCCTTCACCGGCGTCTTGCCGGTGATGGGTGAGCGGTCCGGCGTCACATCCACGATGCCGCCCCAGGAGCGCAGCATCTTCATGCGGGTGAATTGCGGGAACAGCTCGCAGATGGCGTCCAGCGTGTGGGTGGTGATGTGCAGGCCGCCCTGCTGGCTGTACGACACATACTGGTCGGTGCCCGCGCCGATCACGAGTTCGCCCTTGTCGGACTGCGAGATGTAGGCGTGCACCGCGTTCGACATGAGCACGCAGGAAAAGCACGGCTTCACCGGCTCGGACACCAGCGCCTGCAGCGGGAAGCTCTCCAGCGGCATGCGCACCCCGGCCATGCCCATCACCATGGAGGTGTGGCCGGCCACCGAGACGCCGATCTTCTTTGTCTTGATGGCGCCGCGGGAGGTTTCCACCCCCGTCACCGCGCCGTCCGGGCCGCGGGTGATGGCGGTGACCTCGCAATTCTGGATGATGTCCACGCCCAGCGCATCGGCGCCGCGGGCATAGCCCCACACCACCGCATCATGCCGCGCCGTGCCGCCGCGCCGCTGCAGCGCCGCGCCCATCACCGGATAGCGGATGTCCGGGGAGATGTTCAGCGGCGGGCAGAACTCCTTGGCCTGTTCCGGCGTCATCCACTCGTTGTCGATGCCGTTGAGCCGGTTGGAATAGACGTGGCGTTTGAAGCTCTGCACGTCGTGCGCGTTGTGCGCCAGCATCAGCACGCCGCGCTGGGAGAACATGACGTTGTAGTTCAGCTCCTGGGATAGTCCTTCCCACAGCTTCACCGCGTGCTCGAACAGTGCTGCGCTTTCGTCATAGAGATAATTGGAGCGGATGATGGTGGTGTTGCGCCCGGCATTGCCGCCGCCGATCCAGCCCTTTTCCAGCACCGCGATATTGGTGAGGCCGTGTTCCTTGGCGAGATAATAGGCGGCGCCCAGTCCGTGGCCGCCACCGCCGATGATGATGGCATCATAGGCGGCCTTCGGCGTAGGGTTGCGCCACTGGCGCTCCCAGCCCTGGTGGCCGTTGAGGGCTTCGGTAAGCAGCGAGGAAATGGAAAAGCGGCGCATGGGCCTCACGTCCTTGTTCTTGAGCCAGGATGCGCCCGGCCGGGGTGGCGTTCTCGTTCAAATGCGACCGGATTCTGGAATGGATGCGACGGGGGTGGGGAGGCGGCTGGCGCCGAGGCACAGGGCGAACACCTCAACCACCCGTCATGGTCGGGCTCGTCCCGGCCATCCACGCCGTTCCGCCTGCGCGCCGTTCGACATTTTGCGCCCTGCCGTGCCGCGTGGATGCCCGGCACAGGGCCGGGCATGACGGCGGTTCAAGGGGGTAGCGGCGCTCCTGCCCTCCCTCCGCTCACGCTTTAGTCGGCAGGGACACGGGCCCCTCACATCCCCGCATAGAGCGGGAAGCGGGCGCACAGCTCGGCCACCCTGGCGCGGGTCGCCACCTCCGCCTTGCCGTTGGCTTCGGCGCCATTGGCCGCAAGGCCGGTGAGCACGTCGGCGATGAGGTCGCCGACCTCTTCGAACTCGGCGATGCCGAAGCCGCGCGTGGTGCCGGCCGGGGTGCCGAGGCGGATGCCCGAGGTCACGAACGGCTTTTCCGGATCGAACGGGATGCCGTTCTTGTTGCAGGTGAGGCCGGCTCGCTCGAGAGCGGCTTCCGCCGCCTTGCCGGTGACGCCGAAGGGCCGCAGGTCCACCAGCACCATGTGGCTGTCGGTGCCTCCCGAGACGATGGCCGCCCCGCGCTCGGACAGCCGGCCGGCCAGCGCCCGCGCGTTGGAGACCACCTTGAGCGCATAGGTGCGGAAATCGTCGGTGAGGGCCTCGCCGAAGGCCACCGCCTTGGCCGCGATCACATGCATCAGGGGGCCGCCCTGGAGGCCGGGGAAGACCGCCGAGTTCAGCTTCTTCGCTAGCGCCTCGTCATTGGTAAGGATGAGGCCGCCGCGCGGTCCGCGCAGGGTCTTGTGGGTGGTGGTCGTCACCACGTGGGCATGGGGGAAGGGGGAAGGATAGGCCCCCGCCACGATGAGCCCGGCATAGTGGGCCGCATCCACCATCAGGTGCGCGCCCACCGCATCGGCGATGGCACGGAAGCGGGCGAAATCGATGATGCGCGGATAGGACGAGCCGCCGGCGATGATGAGCTTGGGCCTGTGCTCCTGCGCCAGGCGCTCCACCTCGTCATAGTCGATGAGTGCGTTGTCGCGCGTCACGCCATAGCCGATGGCCTTGAACCACTTGCCGGAGAGCGTGGGCGGCGCGCCGTGGGTGAGATGCCCGCCCGCCGCCAGCGACATGCCGAGCAGGGTGTCGCCGGGCTGGAGCAGGGCCATCAGCACCGCCGCATTGGCCTGCGCGCCCGAGTGCGGCTGCACATTGGCGAAGCCGGCGCCGAACAGCGCCTTGGCGCGGGCGATGGCGATCTCCTCCACCACGTCCACATGCTCGCAGCCGCCGTAGTAGCGCTTGCCCGGCAGGCCCTCGGCATACTTGTTGGTGAGCACCGAGCCCTGCGCCGCCAGCACCGCCTCGGACACGATGTTCTCCGAGGCGATCAGCTCGATCTGGTCCTGCTGGCGCTTCAGCTCGGCGCGGATGGCGTCGAACACGGCGGGGTCGGCGGCGTGGGTCGGGGCAACGTGAAGGGTCATGGGCGTTGGTCCTTCTGGAAGGGATGGGGATGGGCGGGGCGGCTCAGCATTCCGGCACGTTGACCGCGAGGCCGCCCTGCGAGGTTTCCTTGTATTTGGACTGCATGTCGGCGCCGGTCTGGCGCATGGTCTCGATCACCTGGTCCAGGGAGACGTGGTGGATGCCGTCGCCGCGCAGCGCCAGCGAGGCCGCCGCGATGGCCTTGTTGGCGCCGAAGGCGTTGCGCTCGATGCACGGGATCTGCACCAGCCCGCCGATGGGGTCGCAGGTCATGCCGAGGTGATGTTCCATGGCGATCTCGGCGGCGTTCTCGATCTGCGCCGGGCTTGCCCCCAGCACTGCCGCGAGTCCCGCCGCCGCCATGGAGGCGGCCGAGCCCACCTCGCCCTGGCAGCCCACCTCGGCGCCGGAGATGGAGGCGTTGCGCTTGATGAGCGCGCCCACCGCCGCTGCGGTCAAAAGGAAGTCCCGCAACTGGGCGTGGCTCGTGTCGGGGCAGATGTCGCGCACATAGCGCAGCACCGCCGGCACGATGCCCGCCGCCCCATTGGTGGGGGCGGTGACGATGCGCCCGCCGGCGGCATTCTCCTCGTTCACCGCCATGGCGAACACCGAGACCCAGTCCATGACCTCATGGGGCGGACGCTGGTTGGTGAGCCGATCGGCCTGCAGTTGGTCGTGGATTGCCCTGGCGCGCCGCTTCACCCGGAGCCGGCCGGGCAGGGCGCCCTCGCGGGCAAGGCCCCGGTCGATGGAGGCGAACATGGCGTCCAGAATGGCATCCAGCCCCCGCTCCACGTCTTCGCGCGGGCGCAGGGCGCATTCGTTGGCCATCTGCAGATCGGCGATGGAGAGTTGCGCGCGGGCGCAGGCGGAGAGCAGCTCCGCCGCCGTGGCGAAAGGGTGGGGCACGTCCTGCGCCGGCGCCTCGCGGGTCTCACCCTCCTCCACCACGAAGCCACCGCCGATGGAATAGAACACACGTTCTTCGAGGGTCGCGCCGTCTTCTCCAAATGCGCGGAAGCGCATGCCGTTGGAGTGGAGCGGCAGCAGGGTGGCGAAATCGAAGATCAGGTCGCGCTCGGTATCGAAGGCGATGCGCGCGCCGCCGGCCTCGATGAATTTCTGGATGGCGAGGCGCGCGGTGAGCACCGGCACCTCGTCCGGGTCGAGCGTATCGGGCGCGGCGCCCATGAGGCCGAGCCAGATGGCGGTGTCGGAGCCATGGCCCTTGCCGGTCCAGGCCAGCGAGCCGAACAGTTCCGCCGTGACGCGCCGGGTGCCCTGCGGCAGCCCCTCGCGAAACCGCCGCGCCGCCACCATGGGCCCCACCGTGTGCGACGAGGACGGCCCGATGCCGATCTTGAAGAGGTCGAACACGCTGATCATCCGTTGCCTCTGGTTTGAAGGTGGGGCGCGCTGGAACCCTCTCCCGCTCGCGGGACAGGACGGGTGGGGGAAGCGGTGCTTTTCACGCGGCGCCGGAGTGGGTGGCGCGGACCGGCCACTCCCCACCCGCCCGCCCGGTCTTGACCTGCCCCCCGGACGGGGCCGATGCTGTGATACTGCCTGCCGCAAGCGCCTTGATCTCGGCGTGGTGCGACCCCTGTCTGGAACAGATGCGACATTCGCCGCCCTCCCGAACGCCGCCGGGCGCCCGGCACCCGAGCGCCAAGCTGCGGGTGGGCTTCGTGCTGATGCACAATTTCACCCTCACCGCGTTTTCGAGCTTCGTGGACGTGCTGCGCCTCGCCGCCGACGAAGGCGACCGCTCGCGCCCCATCGGCTGTTCGTGGCAGGTGATGAGCCCCGGCCGGCGCCCGGCGCGCTCGTCCTGCGGCATCGATATCCAGCCCACCGCCGACCTCGGCGATCCGGGCGATTTCGACTACATCGTGGTGGTAGGCGGCCTGCTGCACGGCATGCCGCCGCTGCCGGCCGCGGTGGCCAGCTGGCTCCAGCGCGCGGCCAAGGCAAACGTGCCGCTGGTGGGGGTCTGCACCGGCTCGTTCGTGCTGTGCCGGCTGGGGCTGATGGCGCAGCGCAAGTGCTGCGTCAGCTGGTACCACTACCGCGATTTCCTGGAGGAATTTCCCACCCTCGTGCCGGTGGCCGACCAGCTGTTCGTGGTGGACGGCGACCGCATCACCTGCTCCGGCGGGGCGGGGGTGGCGGACCTCGCGGCGCAACTGGTCACCCAGCATCTGGGATCGGCGGTGGCGCAGAAGGCGCTGAACATCCTGCTCATCGACCGCCCGCGCACGGCCGACAGCGCCCAGCCGGCGCCGGGCCTTGGGCAAGGCAGTCCGGGCGAGGGGCGGCCTGGGGATGGCGGCATCGAGGATGCCCGCGTCTCCCGCGCGCTGCTGCTGATGGAGCAGAACCTTGCCGAGCCCCTGCCCATCGCCGCGCTGGCCGATGCGCTGGCGGTGAGCCCGCGCCAGCTGGAGCGGCTGTTCGCCGAGCGGCTGGGCGAAAGCCCGCAGGAGAGCTATCTGGCGCTGCGCCTGCGCCATGCTCGCTGGATGCTGGCCAACACCCCGTTTTCCGCCGCGCGCATCGCCGCCGATCTGGGCTTCGCCGACGGTTCCCATTTCGGCCGGGCGTTCAAGGCCCGCTTCGGCGAGACCCCGGCAGTCTTCCGCCGCGCCACCGCCCGCCCCGCCCGCCGCTCCGCTCCGGCGGAGGAGACGCGGGTGTTCGATTAGAGACCCCCGGCCACACCGGGAGCAATATGGGGAGACGACATGAGCACGACCGAGTTGAGCACGACCAAGGCGCCTTTCGTGGTGATCGCGGAGTTCGATGTGGAGCCCGCCCACCTCGCCGATTTCCTCGCTGTCGCGCGCGATGATGCCGCCCATTCGGTGGTCGACGAGCCCGGCTGCCAGCAGTTCGAGGTGACCGTGCTGGAAGGGTCGTCCACCGTGGTGTTCTTTGAGGTTTACGACGACCGCGCGGCGTTCGACGCCCATCTGGAGACGCCCCACCTCGCCCGTTTCCGCGATGCCTTCCAGGCCCTGATCCGCTCCGAGCCGACGGTGCGCTTCGGCGCCCTGCGCAGCGTGTAGGGCGCGTCCCGCCTCGCATTAAGGCCCGCCGTCGTCCCCCGGGACGCGGCGGTCGCCCCGTCCCGCCTCGCCGACGCTTTTCCACCAGGGGGGCTTGTCAACGCCATCCACTTTGATCAATATCTCAATCTGTATTGAGGTGTTGAGATGGATGAACCCCACGCCTTGGCCGCCTTCGCCGCCCTGTCCCAGGAGACGCGGCTGCGCATCGTGCGGTTGCTGGTGGAAGCCGGGCCGGAAGGCCTCGCCGCCGGCGCCATCGGCGCGGCCATGGACGGGGCCTCGTCCTCGCGCATGTCGTTTCACCTGAGCCACCTGGAACAGGCGGGGCTGGTGGCGTCGCGGCGCGAGGGGCGCTCCATCCTCTACAGCGCGGTCTATCCCACCCTGTCGGGGCTGATCGCCTTCCTCATGCGCGACTGCTGCCAGGGCCACCCCGAGGTGTGCGCCCCCGCCGTCGCCGCCTTGTCCTGCGCCTGCGAACCCACCGGGGACACCCATGCCTGACGCAAAATGCTCTGACGCAACTCTGCCTGGCGCCGCCACCGGGCACGTCTTCAACGTGCTGTTCCTGTGCACCGGCAATTCCGCGCGCTCGATCCTCGCCGAGAGCATCCTGAACAAGGACGGCGCGGGCCGCTTCCGGGCCTTTTCGGCCGGCAGCCAGCCGAAGGGCGAGGTGAACCCCTATGCCCTCAAGGTGCTCAGCGCCCTCGACTATCCCGCCGAGGGCTTCCGCTCCAAGAACTGGGCGGAGTTCGCGGCCCCCGACGCGCCGGTGATGGATTTCGTCTTCACCGTCTGCGACAACGCCGCCGGCGAGACCTGCCCGCTCTGGCCCGGCCAGCCCATGACCGCCCATTGGGGCATCGAGGACCCCGCCGCGGTGGAGGGCACCGACATCCAGAAGGAGGCCGCCTTCGTCGCCGCCTTCCGCTATCTGAGGAACCGCATCTCGGTGTTCACCGCCCTGCCCATCGCCAAGCTCGACCGGCTCGCGCTGGGCGCGCAGTTGCGGGAGATCGGCCGGCTCGACGGCTCCACCCACCCCCGCCCGGACGTTGCGTGAGGCCCGCCATGGACGTGATCATCTACCACAACCCCGCCTGCGGCACCTCGCGCAACACCCTGGCCATGATCCGCAACGCGGGCATCGAGCCGCATGTCATCGAATACCTGAAGACACCGCCGTCGCGCACGCTGCTGGCCGAGCTGATCGCCCGCGCCGGCCTCACGGTGCGCGGCGCGCTGCGGGAGAAGGGCACGCCCTATGCCGAGCTTGGCCTCGCCGATGAGGCGCTCTCCGACGATGCCCTGCTCGATGCCATGATGGCCCATCCCATCCTCATCAACCGGCCGCTGGTGGTGTCGCCCAAGGGCGTGCGCGTGTGCCGGCCGTCCGAGCTGGTGCTGGACCTGTTGCCGCCCCAGAAGGGCGCGTTCACCAAGGAAGACGGCGAACGGGTGGTGGACGCCGCCGGCCAGCCCGTTGCCGCCGGCTGACGCACGGCAGAGAGATTTCAATCATGTCCATCTTTGAACGGTTCCTCACCGTCTGGGTCGGCCTGTGCATCATCGTGGGCATCGCGCTCGGCCATCTGGCGCCGGCCGCGTTCCAGGCCATCGCCGCCGTGGAGGTGGCGCAGGTCAACATCCCGGTGGCGGTGCTGATCTGGCTGATGATCGTGCCCATGCTGCTGAAGATCGATTTTGCCGCCCTCGGCGAGGTGGGGCGCCACTGGCGCGGCATCGGCGTGACTCTGCTGGTGAACTGGGCGGTGAAGCCGTTCTCCATGGCGCTTTTGGGCTGGTTGTTCATCGGCTGGCTGTTCCGCCCGCTGCTGCCCGCCGACCAGATCGACAGCTATATCGCCGGCCTCATCATCCTCGCCGCCGCGCCGTGCAC belongs to Xanthobacter autotrophicus Py2 and includes:
- a CDS encoding sarcosine oxidase, beta subunit family (TIGRFAM: sarcosine oxidase, beta subunit family~PFAM: FAD dependent oxidoreductase~KEGG: gbe:GbCGDNIH1_0082 sarcosine oxidase beta subunit), with amino-acid sequence MRRFSISSLLTEALNGHQGWERQWRNPTPKAAYDAIIIGGGGHGLGAAYYLAKEHGLTNIAVLEKGWIGGGNAGRNTTIIRSNYLYDESAALFEHAVKLWEGLSQELNYNVMFSQRGVLMLAHNAHDVQSFKRHVYSNRLNGIDNEWMTPEQAKEFCPPLNISPDIRYPVMGAALQRRGGTARHDAVVWGYARGADALGVDIIQNCEVTAITRGPDGAVTGVETSRGAIKTKKIGVSVAGHTSMVMGMAGVRMPLESFPLQALVSEPVKPCFSCVLMSNAVHAYISQSDKGELVIGAGTDQYVSYSQQGGLHITTHTLDAICELFPQFTRMKMLRSWGGIVDVTPDRSPITGKTPVKGLYVNCGWGTGGFKATPGSAHVFAHTIARDEPHPINAPFTLDRFRTGRLIDEAAAAAVAH
- a CDS encoding Glycine hydroxymethyltransferase (PFAM: Cys/Met metabolism pyridoxal-phosphate-dependent protein; glycine hydroxymethyltransferase; aromatic amino acid beta-eliminating lyase/threonine aldolase~KEGG: mag:amb2339 glycine/serine hydroxymethyltransferase) encodes the protein MTLHVAPTHAADPAVFDAIRAELKRQQDQIELIASENIVSEAVLAAQGSVLTNKYAEGLPGKRYYGGCEHVDVVEEIAIARAKALFGAGFANVQPHSGAQANAAVLMALLQPGDTLLGMSLAAGGHLTHGAPPTLSGKWFKAIGYGVTRDNALIDYDEVERLAQEHRPKLIIAGGSSYPRIIDFARFRAIADAVGAHLMVDAAHYAGLIVAGAYPSPFPHAHVVTTTTHKTLRGPRGGLILTNDEALAKKLNSAVFPGLQGGPLMHVIAAKAVAFGEALTDDFRTYALKVVSNARALAGRLSERGAAIVSGGTDSHMVLVDLRPFGVTGKAAEAALERAGLTCNKNGIPFDPEKPFVTSGIRLGTPAGTTRGFGIAEFEEVGDLIADVLTGLAANGAEANGKAEVATRARVAELCARFPLYAGM
- a CDS encoding L-serine dehydratase 1 (TIGRFAM: L-serine dehydratase 1~PFAM: serine dehydratase alpha chain; serine dehydratase beta chain~KEGG: acr:Acry_0996 L-serine dehydratase 1), which encodes MISVFDLFKIGIGPSSSHTVGPMVAARRFREGLPQGTRRVTAELFGSLAWTGKGHGSDTAIWLGLMGAAPDTLDPDEVPVLTARLAIQKFIEAGGARIAFDTERDLIFDFATLLPLHSNGMRFRAFGEDGATLEERVFYSIGGGFVVEEGETREAPAQDVPHPFATAAELLSACARAQLSIADLQMANECALRPREDVERGLDAILDAMFASIDRGLAREGALPGRLRVKRRARAIHDQLQADRLTNQRPPHEVMDWVSVFAMAVNEENAAGGRIVTAPTNGAAGIVPAVLRYVRDICPDTSHAQLRDFLLTAAAVGALIKRNASISGAEVGCQGEVGSAASMAAAGLAAVLGASPAQIENAAEIAMEHHLGMTCDPIGGLVQIPCIERNAFGANKAIAAASLALRGDGIHHVSLDQVIETMRQTGADMQSKYKETSQGGLAVNVPEC
- a CDS encoding transcriptional regulator, AraC family (PFAM: helix-turn-helix- domain containing protein AraC type; ThiJ/PfpI domain protein~KEGG: gbe:GbCGDNIH1_0077 transcriptional regulator, AraC family), which translates into the protein MILPAASALISAWCDPCLEQMRHSPPSRTPPGARHPSAKLRVGFVLMHNFTLTAFSSFVDVLRLAADEGDRSRPIGCSWQVMSPGRRPARSSCGIDIQPTADLGDPGDFDYIVVVGGLLHGMPPLPAAVASWLQRAAKANVPLVGVCTGSFVLCRLGLMAQRKCCVSWYHYRDFLEEFPTLVPVADQLFVVDGDRITCSGGAGVADLAAQLVTQHLGSAVAQKALNILLIDRPRTADSAQPAPGLGQGSPGEGRPGDGGIEDARVSRALLLMEQNLAEPLPIAALADALAVSPRQLERLFAERLGESPQESYLALRLRHARWMLANTPFSAARIAADLGFADGSHFGRAFKARFGETPAVFRRATARPARRSAPAEETRVFD
- a CDS encoding Antibiotic biosynthesis monooxygenase (PFAM: Antibiotic biosynthesis monooxygenase~KEGG: atc:AGR_L_3301 hypothetical protein), giving the protein MSTTELSTTKAPFVVIAEFDVEPAHLADFLAVARDDAAHSVVDEPGCQQFEVTVLEGSSTVVFFEVYDDRAAFDAHLETPHLARFRDAFQALIRSEPTVRFGALRSV